The Hyperthermus butylicus DSM 5456 genome includes a region encoding these proteins:
- a CDS encoding serine hydrolase, with translation MPLPPSRDVLGYVVRRMSKTMTPGLSLAVNANNDIYARGFGYRSLEKGLPATPDTIYCIASITKPITAVAVMQLVEAGKLSLDDPADKYLPVELRVRGEPVRIWHLLSHTSGIPALGYAEALLTGYLGLDRRWLPFSEPMAVLEWLERGARRWAVATPGERFFYLNEGYVALGVIIERVSGVKFEEYVERNIFKPLGMSSSTLDASRAQSSPLYATPYDASTTPPQPAMIPTGITADGGAYSTVLDLVKFMSMLANRGRLGDTEILSPSSVEEMEKPRVQLPSQIWGNDSYGLGLIIYDGFPGGRLVGHSGSVYVHTGFAGYIRGKSVIVSVLANADPGATTIGMALAADAAGIDYHVLPMVRAEEAAEKLEGIYHGYEGTVRFRVKALGDALVIESLSRPGLQEVMVPERIEPPVYEYTVYRGGRRMKAVFTR, from the coding sequence TTGCCTTTACCTCCTTCCCGCGACGTTCTAGGATATGTTGTTAGGCGAATGTCCAAAACTATGACGCCTGGTCTCAGCCTCGCCGTGAATGCCAACAATGATATCTATGCGCGTGGCTTCGGCTACCGTAGCCTTGAGAAGGGGTTGCCTGCCACGCCCGACACGATATACTGTATCGCTTCCATAACAAAGCCCATTACAGCTGTTGCCGTCATGCAGCTCGTCGAGGCCGGAAAGCTCAGCCTTGACGACCCGGCCGATAAGTATCTCCCTGTAGAGTTGCGTGTGCGCGGTGAGCCGGTTCGGATATGGCACCTGCTCAGCCATACTAGCGGCATACCCGCGCTTGGCTATGCCGAGGCCCTTCTGACCGGGTACCTGGGGCTTGACAGACGCTGGCTTCCATTCTCTGAGCCCATGGCTGTGCTTGAATGGCTTGAGCGTGGAGCACGGCGCTGGGCTGTTGCGACTCCTGGTGAGAGGTTCTTCTACCTCAACGAGGGCTATGTAGCGCTTGGCGTTATCATCGAAAGAGTTTCCGGCGTCAAATTCGAGGAGTATGTGGAGAGGAACATCTTCAAGCCACTGGGCATGTCCTCGTCAACCCTTGACGCCTCTAGGGCCCAGTCCTCCCCTCTATATGCAACCCCCTACGATGCATCCACGACACCGCCACAGCCAGCAATGATTCCCACTGGGATAACAGCTGATGGTGGAGCCTATAGCACCGTGCTAGACCTCGTAAAGTTCATGTCAATGCTCGCTAACAGGGGGAGGCTAGGTGACACCGAGATATTGTCGCCTAGCAGTGTGGAGGAGATGGAGAAACCGAGGGTCCAGCTACCGAGCCAGATATGGGGCAACGACAGCTACGGCCTAGGCCTCATAATATACGATGGGTTCCCCGGTGGACGCCTCGTAGGCCATAGTGGTAGCGTCTACGTGCACACGGGCTTTGCCGGCTACATCCGCGGCAAGAGTGTTATTGTGAGCGTGCTGGCCAACGCTGACCCGGGCGCGACAACTATAGGCATGGCATTGGCCGCTGACGCTGCCGGGATTGACTACCATGTGCTGCCAATGGTGAGGGCTGAGGAGGCTGCTGAGAAGCTCGAGGGTATCTACCATGGCTACGAGGGCACGGTGAGGTTCCGGGTCAAAGCCCTGGGTGACGCCCTGGTCATAGAGAGTCTGAGCCGGCCGGGACTCCAGGAGGTCATGGTGCCAGAGCGCATAGAGCCGCCGGTCTACGAGTACACCGTATACCGTGGCGGCCGGAGAATGAAGGCAGTGTTCACCCGTTGA
- a CDS encoding TIM barrel protein, which translates to MARRLHFGPAGKPTTLKSGDYVKAIEVIAGMGLDAIEYEAVRGVRISEAKARAIAEAAERYGVIVSMHAPYFINFASPDKQTVEKSRERLIASVRAASWMNAYAVVFHPGYYKGNSSPEEALQRTIENLRSVDEYIEQQGIKGVWIAPETTGRTAQVGSVEEVVAICRELRHARPAVDWAHIHARSLGKHVVSVDDVVRIVEYIERELGTWAVKPLHTHFSKIGYGEGGEKEHHTLAEGEYGPDWRIVCRAYKNLGIEAVVISESPILEQDALVMKKICEDEG; encoded by the coding sequence ATGGCTAGGAGGCTCCACTTTGGTCCCGCTGGGAAACCAACTACGCTCAAGAGTGGCGACTACGTGAAGGCTATAGAGGTCATAGCGGGGATGGGCCTGGATGCTATAGAGTATGAGGCTGTGCGCGGTGTAAGAATAAGCGAGGCCAAGGCACGGGCGATAGCAGAGGCCGCGGAGAGGTACGGGGTCATAGTCTCTATGCACGCCCCCTACTTCATTAACTTTGCCTCGCCCGACAAGCAGACCGTGGAGAAGAGCCGTGAGAGGCTCATAGCTTCTGTCCGGGCGGCAAGCTGGATGAACGCCTACGCTGTTGTCTTCCACCCCGGCTACTACAAGGGCAACAGTAGCCCCGAGGAGGCCCTGCAGAGGACCATTGAGAATCTACGCAGCGTGGATGAGTACATAGAGCAGCAGGGCATCAAGGGTGTCTGGATAGCCCCCGAGACGACTGGGAGGACAGCACAAGTTGGGAGCGTCGAGGAGGTCGTGGCTATCTGTAGGGAGCTGCGCCACGCACGCCCAGCTGTAGACTGGGCCCACATTCACGCTAGGAGCCTCGGCAAACACGTGGTATCCGTCGACGATGTTGTCAGGATCGTAGAGTACATTGAGAGGGAGCTAGGCACCTGGGCGGTCAAGCCGTTACACACGCACTTCAGTAAGATAGGGTACGGGGAGGGCGGCGAAAAGGAGCACCACACCTTGGCGGAGGGGGAGTACGGTCCTGACTGGAGGATAGTGTGCAGAGCATACAAGAATCTCGGCATAGAGGCAGTAGTGATATCTGAAAGCCCCATACTTGAGCAGGACGCGCTTGTTATGAAGAAGATATGCGAAGATGAAGGGTAA
- the pyrH gene encoding UMP kinase encodes MPKGPVVIKVSGKYVNPEKPGLVKRYAQVLHELHSVGYRLVVVVGGGPEARRYIEAARELGLGKSFQDILGIEASRLNARLLIYALHPNAYPEPPRSIWELLEAYSTGLIVVAGGFQPGQSTSGVAALVAEAIGAELLVLATTVDGVYTADPAVDKSAQLIPRLSYEEFRRVVRQSMSPGRYELLDPVAISIVERSNIPVRVVNGSDPENVKRVVLGEELGSLITG; translated from the coding sequence GTGCCGAAGGGCCCCGTAGTCATCAAGGTTAGCGGAAAGTATGTCAACCCGGAGAAGCCCGGGCTCGTTAAACGCTACGCCCAGGTCCTCCATGAGCTACATAGCGTGGGCTACCGGCTCGTAGTAGTCGTCGGCGGTGGTCCCGAGGCTAGACGCTACATTGAAGCTGCCCGGGAGCTGGGGCTGGGGAAGAGCTTCCAGGACATCCTCGGCATAGAGGCCTCCAGGCTCAACGCTCGGCTCCTAATCTACGCGCTGCACCCCAACGCCTACCCGGAGCCCCCGAGGAGCATCTGGGAGCTGCTCGAAGCATACTCCACCGGGCTCATAGTGGTGGCTGGCGGGTTCCAACCTGGCCAGAGCACCTCCGGCGTAGCAGCCCTCGTTGCTGAAGCCATCGGGGCAGAGCTTCTCGTACTTGCAACCACGGTTGACGGCGTATACACGGCGGACCCCGCCGTGGATAAGTCTGCACAGCTGATACCGAGGCTAAGCTATGAAGAGTTTCGCAGGGTTGTAAGGCAGAGCATGAGCCCCGGCCGCTACGAGCTACTAGACCCGGTAGCAATATCGATTGTTGAGAGGAGCAATATACCGGTAAGAGTAGTTAATGGTTCGGATCCGGAGAACGTGAAAAGGGTAGTGCTTGGAGAAGAGCTTGGCAGCCTAATAACAGGCTAG
- the glmU gene encoding bifunctional sugar-1-phosphate nucleotidylyltransferase/acetyltransferase: MSRYAIVLAAGRGERLWPLTSTRPKPLLPLPGGETLLSRIMGQLRRLVDGFVVVVGPGWAGDTVKRHLEEKGYSVIYAVQESPRGTGDAVRAAVEKLPRSVDEVLIVYGDLLVSGKLLEDVAAAGAPALAAKRHERPWDYGVVRVNGRGCLSGLVEKPADAKPGELVNTGVYLLPREILEESLEVLKPSPRGELEFTDAVARIAGKACLRVVSGDWLWMDVGRPWDLFDAYRAVWEERFPGLREPLVEGEVEPGATLKGPVYVARGAVVRSYSYVEGPAWIEGEVGPFARIRPWSFLHPGSRAATHTEVKASILMRGARAPHLNYVGDSILGEGVNLGAGTVTANLRFDHATVRMRLKGKLVDTGRNKLGAIIGDYAQTGINVSTLPGLRIGAYSWVYPGMTVAKDVPDCVLARPKPGGGVEYVDIAERVGCPEHLRRSRRY, encoded by the coding sequence ATGTCCCGTTACGCCATAGTATTGGCCGCCGGGCGTGGGGAGAGGCTCTGGCCTCTAACCTCCACGAGGCCCAAACCACTGCTACCCCTACCGGGCGGCGAGACACTACTATCGAGAATCATGGGACAGCTTAGACGGCTAGTCGACGGCTTCGTGGTCGTCGTAGGGCCGGGCTGGGCTGGCGACACGGTTAAGAGGCACCTAGAGGAGAAAGGCTACAGCGTCATCTACGCTGTGCAGGAGAGTCCCCGGGGTACCGGTGATGCTGTCCGCGCAGCAGTGGAGAAACTGCCCCGTAGCGTCGACGAGGTCCTCATCGTTTATGGCGACCTCCTAGTGTCGGGCAAGCTTCTCGAGGACGTGGCTGCTGCTGGTGCACCTGCGTTAGCCGCCAAGAGGCACGAGAGACCATGGGACTATGGCGTGGTAAGGGTTAACGGTAGGGGCTGCCTCTCGGGGCTCGTGGAGAAGCCAGCCGACGCCAAGCCGGGAGAGCTGGTGAACACTGGAGTCTACCTGCTGCCCAGGGAGATTCTCGAGGAGTCCCTCGAAGTCCTGAAGCCGAGTCCCCGGGGCGAGCTAGAGTTCACCGATGCCGTGGCACGGATTGCCGGGAAGGCCTGCCTCAGGGTGGTATCTGGAGACTGGCTATGGATGGACGTGGGGAGGCCATGGGACTTATTTGACGCCTATCGTGCTGTCTGGGAGGAGCGCTTCCCGGGGCTCCGGGAGCCCCTGGTTGAGGGCGAGGTTGAGCCCGGGGCAACTCTGAAAGGTCCCGTCTACGTCGCCAGGGGCGCTGTTGTGAGGAGCTACAGCTACGTGGAGGGGCCCGCGTGGATAGAGGGCGAGGTGGGCCCCTTTGCCAGGATTAGGCCGTGGAGCTTCCTCCACCCGGGCAGCAGGGCTGCAACACACACCGAGGTTAAGGCATCAATACTCATGAGGGGTGCCCGGGCTCCACACCTAAACTATGTGGGCGACAGCATCCTCGGCGAAGGCGTAAACCTCGGCGCTGGCACGGTGACTGCGAACCTCCGCTTCGACCATGCAACAGTCAGGATGAGGCTTAAGGGGAAACTGGTGGATACTGGGAGAAACAAGCTCGGCGCAATAATCGGCGATTATGCACAGACAGGCATCAATGTCTCGACACTTCCGGGCTTAAGGATAGGAGCCTACAGCTGGGTCTACCCCGGCATGACTGTGGCAAAGGATGTGCCGGACTGTGTGCTAGCAAGGCCTAAGCCTGGCGGCGGAGTAGAGTATGTTGATATAGCAGAGCGTGTTGGCTGTCCAGAACACCTGCGGCGTAGCCGTAGGTACTAG
- a CDS encoding pyridoxal-phosphate dependent enzyme, with translation MTFRLEGIASKCLRCGYELHNVVLPRCPRCGYNMIVALKEFEWRVDHDTPSMWRYRHMLPPVERVVSFSEGYTPLRRVKDRVLLKLENRNPTGSYADRASSLVASFIASTRNHPSMVTIPYTEDYTVSLSLYLRGITGVRVVADPRTVNPSDVIILDRLGVDIVFSSDATNLNNTSLLDYLSPLTIEGLKTIAYEIVEARPNSSRVIVPSETGLLALAIAKGFYEANMAGIDASYEVVAAAVEGSGEPELARYAPIKVKVEYVSSEEVVKALVELSRRGLRVKPLSAAAYAAALNLGEGVAVITSSLNPRHLGIARRPGSQLNNEIRRALQLHGEVTAYQLWLALGRTYSLRGIYKALETLEAEGIVCSRYVMKGRRRIKLYKLCT, from the coding sequence TTGACATTTAGGTTGGAGGGTATCGCAAGCAAGTGTCTACGGTGCGGCTACGAGCTTCACAATGTTGTTTTGCCCCGCTGCCCACGCTGCGGATACAACATGATAGTGGCTCTCAAGGAGTTCGAATGGAGAGTAGATCACGACACACCTAGTATGTGGCGTTACCGGCACATGCTTCCACCAGTAGAACGTGTTGTAAGCTTTAGTGAAGGCTATACCCCACTTAGGAGAGTTAAAGATAGAGTCCTCCTTAAGTTGGAGAATAGGAATCCTACAGGAAGCTATGCTGATAGAGCTTCGTCTCTTGTAGCTAGCTTCATAGCTAGTACCCGTAATCATCCTAGCATGGTGACGATACCCTACACGGAAGACTACACTGTATCACTTTCACTCTACCTGCGTGGCATTACTGGGGTGCGTGTGGTAGCTGATCCGAGAACTGTTAATCCAAGTGACGTAATAATCCTTGACAGGCTTGGTGTCGACATAGTATTTAGCAGCGATGCAACAAACTTGAACAACACTAGCCTACTGGACTATCTGAGCCCGCTGACGATAGAGGGACTAAAAACAATAGCGTACGAGATTGTGGAAGCTAGACCCAATTCGTCAAGAGTAATAGTTCCTTCCGAGACGGGTCTTCTAGCATTAGCTATAGCTAAAGGCTTCTATGAGGCTAACATGGCAGGTATCGATGCAAGCTACGAGGTTGTTGCAGCTGCTGTGGAGGGTTCTGGCGAGCCCGAGCTAGCTAGATATGCGCCCATCAAGGTTAAGGTTGAGTATGTATCTTCCGAAGAGGTCGTAAAGGCGCTTGTAGAGCTCTCGCGGCGGGGACTACGAGTAAAACCCCTCTCGGCTGCAGCTTATGCTGCTGCACTCAATCTGGGTGAGGGCGTAGCTGTTATAACAAGCTCTCTAAACCCTCGACACCTGGGAATTGCTAGGAGGCCTGGCTCCCAGCTCAACAACGAGATTCGGAGAGCCCTCCAGCTACACGGCGAGGTAACAGCATATCAGCTATGGCTTGCCCTCGGGCGAACCTATAGTCTACGGGGAATATACAAAGCCCTTGAAACACTGGAAGCTGAAGGCATAGTTTGTAGCAGGTATGTAATGAAGGGTAGACGCAGAATAAAGCTGTACAAGCTGTGCACATAG
- a CDS encoding M48 family metalloprotease, with protein sequence MGGYPVHLLAVLAAYSLTLPAVYGRIVVSCRNIRACTRQLRLLAIASTSVPITGLVLLARIARDILVEAVVAAAAAPIVVAVVARMLFRPSGIVEAWYHGVRVSARLVDIPIPAFSVAVLGRVYLSTRALAAPVHRLCVMIAHEQGHLEAFHPVPVQLAALAPTAAAATALTVLLSSAMLTPAWIASTLLLVASLAIAWTVYSWSWEHLADLHSARICSVQAALDTLAALAGWRTCMITPAKAYRVLVKTLWPRRARGPFLINPHPPPCLRLWLLSRFQLLKTSRPEPNSGWAP encoded by the coding sequence TTGGGAGGCTATCCTGTCCACTTGCTAGCAGTACTTGCAGCGTATAGCCTTACACTCCCAGCAGTCTATGGCAGGATAGTCGTTAGCTGCAGGAATATACGGGCCTGCACTCGGCAGCTTAGACTCCTCGCCATCGCATCCACATCGGTGCCAATTACCGGGCTCGTCCTACTAGCACGGATTGCACGTGATATACTGGTAGAGGCTGTTGTCGCGGCGGCTGCAGCGCCAATTGTTGTAGCTGTGGTGGCTAGGATGCTGTTCCGGCCGAGCGGCATAGTTGAGGCTTGGTATCATGGTGTGAGGGTTAGTGCCAGACTAGTCGACATACCCATCCCGGCGTTTAGCGTAGCAGTGCTCGGCCGGGTCTACCTTTCAACCCGCGCTCTGGCAGCACCAGTTCACCGTCTCTGCGTCATGATAGCCCATGAGCAGGGGCACCTGGAAGCGTTCCACCCGGTTCCCGTACAGCTCGCAGCACTAGCCCCAACAGCAGCTGCTGCAACAGCTCTCACGGTTCTACTCTCATCAGCCATGCTGACACCAGCCTGGATAGCGAGTACCTTACTCCTAGTAGCCTCCCTGGCCATTGCATGGACGGTCTATAGCTGGTCCTGGGAGCACCTCGCGGACCTACACTCGGCGAGAATCTGCAGTGTACAAGCTGCACTTGACACACTCGCGGCACTAGCTGGCTGGAGAACATGTATGATAACGCCAGCAAAAGCCTACCGGGTGCTAGTGAAAACGCTTTGGCCAAGAAGGGCGCGAGGCCCCTTCCTCATTAACCCCCATCCACCGCCATGCCTTAGGCTATGGCTGCTCAGCCGCTTCCAGCTCCTCAAGACTAGCCGGCCAGAACCTAACAGTGGCTGGGCCCCATAA
- a CDS encoding iron-sulfur cluster assembly protein: MPLFSWLSKITSRNEHQQESQKQPKAELAPIFHRAESVLRQVIVPGFDADIVSLGVVRKLRLSGDTLVVFVDYTGTDPSCFFCRFINNQLWRTILSKAKSALHEAGFDKVVFIDYRTGLEIEL; this comes from the coding sequence TTGCCTCTGTTCAGCTGGCTGAGTAAGATTACCTCCAGGAACGAGCATCAACAAGAGTCGCAGAAGCAGCCTAAGGCTGAGCTAGCACCTATTTTCCATAGAGCTGAAAGCGTCCTACGACAGGTAATAGTTCCCGGATTTGACGCAGATATAGTTAGCCTGGGTGTTGTCAGGAAGCTAAGGTTGTCGGGGGACACCCTTGTGGTATTCGTAGACTATACAGGTACAGATCCTTCATGCTTCTTCTGTAGATTCATCAACAACCAGTTATGGAGAACTATACTCTCCAAGGCCAAGAGCGCCTTACACGAAGCAGGCTTTGATAAGGTAGTGTTCATAGACTACCGGACGGGGCTTGAAATAGAACTCTAG
- the mgtE gene encoding magnesium transporter — protein MTLLRLVLYIEARDRPGLLAEIMGVLRELGANIITNFGYTVDDTAHLLFIIDYGGEPDELAEAVASRIREVVEARAAELGAGAAEVLAEFIRDRPGIISLLEFYVEPVDLLDAISVLPEDERRRIYGLLTPGTLASILLHGDEGVAGEVAEALPADAIARAIATLPVEDAGEVLRKLPEEARNEVLRRLPPEVRRRLAELLRYPPETAGAIMTTSVPVLRADDTVASALQQLRSGSYTIRDTVVVVDSEGRLVGLVPVDALLRAQPGDQLEKLALRPRATVSPMVNREEAARMMLRYDISRLPVVSNDGRFLGIVALEDAARILAEEAGEDIAKLAAMEKPRERYRYASPLDLVRLRLPWLILIYLMESITASIIKGYEDLIARVAVLAAFLPLIMDTSGNVGSQSSSMIIRALALGEVSERSRIDVAYIVLKELAAASTIAAILSSIGFTIAYIIGGYNVRLGLAIAATLFIVVVLADLIGSLLPILARRLGADPATLSSPLITTIMDVTVIAVYFTLASKMLGIT, from the coding sequence GTGACGCTGTTGCGGCTGGTACTCTACATCGAAGCCAGGGATCGACCGGGCCTCCTAGCAGAGATTATGGGTGTGCTTCGGGAGCTCGGCGCGAACATTATTACAAACTTCGGCTACACAGTGGATGATACCGCGCACCTCCTATTCATCATAGACTATGGAGGAGAACCCGATGAACTTGCCGAAGCCGTAGCCTCGAGGATTAGGGAGGTTGTAGAGGCCCGCGCAGCCGAGCTGGGAGCGGGTGCAGCCGAAGTCCTGGCAGAGTTTATACGCGACCGGCCCGGCATTATCAGCCTCCTAGAGTTCTACGTCGAGCCAGTAGACCTTCTCGACGCTATCTCGGTCCTCCCTGAGGACGAGAGAAGGAGGATCTATGGCCTCCTGACGCCTGGCACTCTCGCATCAATACTCCTTCACGGCGATGAAGGCGTAGCGGGGGAAGTAGCCGAAGCCCTACCTGCAGATGCGATAGCACGTGCAATAGCTACGCTGCCCGTTGAGGATGCGGGTGAGGTGCTGAGAAAGCTCCCGGAGGAGGCTAGGAACGAGGTTCTACGTCGGCTCCCCCCGGAGGTTAGGAGGAGGCTCGCCGAGCTGCTGCGCTATCCTCCCGAGACAGCTGGCGCGATAATGACTACGAGCGTCCCCGTGCTAAGGGCCGACGATACCGTGGCGAGTGCGCTGCAGCAGCTGCGGAGCGGCAGCTACACAATACGCGACACAGTTGTTGTAGTGGACTCTGAGGGCAGGCTGGTGGGCCTAGTTCCTGTGGACGCGCTGCTGCGAGCGCAGCCTGGCGACCAGCTTGAGAAGCTGGCGCTACGCCCCAGAGCCACTGTCAGCCCCATGGTCAATAGGGAGGAGGCCGCAAGGATGATGCTACGCTACGATATCAGCAGGCTCCCCGTGGTCTCCAACGATGGCCGGTTCCTCGGCATAGTAGCCCTGGAAGATGCAGCGAGGATCCTGGCTGAGGAAGCTGGAGAGGACATAGCAAAGCTGGCGGCAATGGAGAAACCCCGGGAGAGGTACCGCTATGCCTCGCCCCTGGATCTTGTCAGACTCCGGCTCCCCTGGCTAATCCTCATATACCTAATGGAAAGCATTACAGCCAGCATAATCAAGGGCTATGAAGACCTCATAGCAAGGGTGGCAGTGCTAGCTGCATTCCTCCCACTCATAATGGACACGAGTGGCAATGTTGGAAGCCAGTCGAGCAGCATGATAATACGGGCTCTAGCCCTTGGCGAGGTCTCTGAGCGTAGCAGAATAGACGTAGCATACATAGTGTTGAAGGAACTAGCAGCTGCCTCTACGATAGCAGCAATACTCTCCTCGATAGGCTTCACAATAGCCTACATCATAGGGGGTTACAACGTGAGACTAGGCTTGGCGATAGCAGCAACTCTCTTCATAGTAGTAGTACTAGCAGACCTCATAGGCTCCCTACTCCCAATACTAGCTCGGCGCTTGGGAGCAGACCCAGCCACGCTATCCTCGCCCCTAATAACAACGATAATGGATGTAACAGTCATAGCAGTCTACTTTACACTAGCCTCAAAAATGCTAGGAATAACCTAG